A single Brassica rapa cultivar Chiifu-401-42 chromosome A04, CAAS_Brap_v3.01, whole genome shotgun sequence DNA region contains:
- the LOC108870528 gene encoding uncharacterized protein LOC108870528, with protein sequence MNSLKCDVCLCVSKETYQRLNYLPFAHGGYSSMGPLEPTSTSTLRQMREKRTMQKLFRDGSNQTASSSKLIHAQTIEPLTVSELNQSVLTADPQIIEFLCTAKVTGIQSEKGGVIVAAMDVLRRS encoded by the exons ATGAATTCTCTCAAGTGTGATGTGTGTCTTTGTGTTTCCAAAGAAACGTACCAGCGTCTAAACTATCTTCCCTTTGCACATGGCGGTTATTCCTCAATGGGACCTCTGGAACCCACATCTACTTCTACATTGAGACAGATGCGGGAAAAGAGAACTATGCAGAA GTTGTTTAGAGATGGCTCAAACCAGACAGCCTCTTCATCAAAGCTGATTCATGCTCAGACGATAGAACCCCTCACTGTCTCTGAGCTTAACCAATCTGTCTTAACAGCTGATCCTCAG ATAATCGAGTTCCTCTGTACTGCCAAAGTAACCGGTATACAGTCTGAAAAAGGGGGTGTCATAGTGGCTGCGATGGATGTTCTCAGAAGGTCGTGA